One genomic segment of Musa acuminata AAA Group cultivar baxijiao chromosome BXJ3-3, Cavendish_Baxijiao_AAA, whole genome shotgun sequence includes these proteins:
- the LOC135633148 gene encoding OPA3-like protein isoform X3 has protein sequence MLLPVVKLGSLVLRTLSKPIASRLKQQTGNYPKFREYIIGLAQANHRFTTTIQRRLYGQATDVKIRPLNEEKAVQAAADLIGELFVFSVAGAAIIFEVQRSARSEARKEESRRQELEPDKRLVAEYLIPTPPLCVACPIYSV, from the exons ATGCTACTTCCGGTGGTGAAGTTGGGATCGCTCGTGCTGCGGACGCTGTCCAAGCCCATCGCCTCCAGGCTGAAGCAACAGACCGGGAATTACCCCAAGTTCCGCGAGTACATCATTGGCCTCGCTCAG GCAAATCATCGCTTCACAACAACCATTCAAAGGCGCCTTTATGGTCAGGCAACTGATGTTAAGATCCGACCCTTGAACGAGGAGAAAGCTGTACAAGCAGCTGCAGACCTCATCGGAGAGCTCTTTGTTTTCTCG GTTGCCGGAGCTGCTATAATCTTTGAGGTGCAACGAAGTGCCAGATCAGAAGCTAGAAAGGAGGAGTCGAGGAGACAAGAACTCGAG CCCGACAAGAGGCTGGTTGCCGAATATCTGATCCCGACACCACCCTTGTGTGTCGCTTGTCCAATCTATTCAGTTTGA
- the LOC135633148 gene encoding OPA3-like protein isoform X1: MLLPVVKLGSLVLRTLSKPIASRLKQQTGNYPKFREYIIGLAQANHRFTTTIQRRLYGQATDVKIRPLNEEKAVQAAADLIGELFVFSVAGAAIIFEVQRSARSEARKEESRRQELEAMKQKEQEVAKELELLKVKLDELEHLARGRGLLSIFGVTHGQESLKSVNPTLAA, translated from the exons ATGCTACTTCCGGTGGTGAAGTTGGGATCGCTCGTGCTGCGGACGCTGTCCAAGCCCATCGCCTCCAGGCTGAAGCAACAGACCGGGAATTACCCCAAGTTCCGCGAGTACATCATTGGCCTCGCTCAG GCAAATCATCGCTTCACAACAACCATTCAAAGGCGCCTTTATGGTCAGGCAACTGATGTTAAGATCCGACCCTTGAACGAGGAGAAAGCTGTACAAGCAGCTGCAGACCTCATCGGAGAGCTCTTTGTTTTCTCG GTTGCCGGAGCTGCTATAATCTTTGAGGTGCAACGAAGTGCCAGATCAGAAGCTAGAAAGGAGGAGTCGAGGAGACAAGAACTCGAG GCCATGAAGCAAAAGGAGCAGGAAGTGGCCAAAGAACTGGAGCTACTCAAGGTGAAGCTCGATGAATTAGAGCACCTTGCTAGGGGACGAGGCCTATTAAGCATTTTTGGTGTTACACATGGCCAAGAATCTCTCAAAAGCGTAAACCCAACATTAGCTGCTTGA
- the LOC135633148 gene encoding OPA3-like protein isoform X2: MLLPVVKLGSLVLRTLSKPIASRLKQQTGNYPKFREYIIGLAQANHRFTTTIQRRLYGQATDVKIRPLNEEKAVQAAADLIGELFVFSVAGAAIIFEVQRSARSEARKEESRRQELEHTSSHVLAGHEAKGAGSGQRTGATQGEAR; encoded by the exons ATGCTACTTCCGGTGGTGAAGTTGGGATCGCTCGTGCTGCGGACGCTGTCCAAGCCCATCGCCTCCAGGCTGAAGCAACAGACCGGGAATTACCCCAAGTTCCGCGAGTACATCATTGGCCTCGCTCAG GCAAATCATCGCTTCACAACAACCATTCAAAGGCGCCTTTATGGTCAGGCAACTGATGTTAAGATCCGACCCTTGAACGAGGAGAAAGCTGTACAAGCAGCTGCAGACCTCATCGGAGAGCTCTTTGTTTTCTCG GTTGCCGGAGCTGCTATAATCTTTGAGGTGCAACGAAGTGCCAGATCAGAAGCTAGAAAGGAGGAGTCGAGGAGACAAGAACTCGAG CATACGTCGTCTCATGTCCTCGCAGGCCATGAAGCAAAAGGAGCAGGAAGTGGCCAAAGAACTGGAGCTACTCAAGGTGAAGCTCGATGA
- the LOC135632506 gene encoding uncharacterized protein LOC135632506, with amino-acid sequence MWQLGGHRLLAPAVGLRATSTAAVSSCRAVMLPRFGGPEVREVRPAVGVPSLKPRDVLVRSRAVSINPLDLRMRSGYGRSIFEPLLPLIIGRDISGEVAAVGTSVSSLTVGQEVFGALHPTAVRGTYADYAILSEDELTLKPPSATRGSRLAIGCSISFIDMFPDASAIPFAALTAWRALKSTARITNGQRLLVLGGGGAVGLAAIQIAVAAGCSVSATCGSQSIERVLAFGAEQAIDYTAEDIEVAIKGQFDAVLDTMGVPETERTGINLLKKGGHYMMLQGETASLADKYGLVIGIPAATTILLKKQLQYRYSHGIEYWWTYMRADAEGLDEIRRLSEAGKLKIPVEETFTIAKVRKAHEVKEKRIIPGKVVLEVD; translated from the exons ATGTGGCAGCTCGGCGGCCACCGACTCCTCGCGCCGGCGGTGGGGCTCAGGGCCACCTCCACGGCCGCGGTGTCGTCGTGCAGGGCCGTGATGTTACCGCGGTTCGGTGGGCCCGAGGTCCGCGAGGTGCGTCCGGCCGTCGGCGTCCCAAGTCTAAAGCCGCGGGACGTGCTTGTCCGCTCCCGCGCCGTCTCCATCAATCCCCTGGACTTGCGG ATGCGATCTGGTTATGGCCGTTCCATTTTTGAACCACTTTTGCCTCTAATTATTGGTCGTGACATTAGCGGTGAAGTTGCAGCTGTTGGAACTTCAGTTTCTTCACTGACTGTTGGTCAAGAAGTTTTCGGTGCACTACATCCAACAGCTGTTAGGGGTACTTATGCAGATTATGCCATTCTCTCAGAAGATGAGTTGACACTTAAACCACCTTCAGCAACACGTG GATCAAGACTTGCCATTGGTTGTtcaatatctttcattgatatgtttCCA GATGCAAGTGCAATACCATTTGCTGCATTGACAGCTTGGCGTGCTTTAAAAAGTACAGCTCGAATAACTAATGG TCAAAGGTTGTTAGTACTAGGTGGGGGAGGAGCAGTTGGACTAGCTGCAATTCAGATTGCAGTCGCCGCGGGGTGCAGTGTATCAGCTACGTGTGGAAGCCAGAGCATTGAGCGAGTTTTGGCATTTGGTGCTGAACAAGCCATTGATTATACTGCTGAG GACATAGAAGTTGCAATTAAAGGACAGTTCGATGCTGTTCTTGACACTATGGGTGTACCTGAAACTGAGAGAACAGGAATCAATCTTCTGAAGAAAGGTGGACACTATATGATGCTACAG GGAGAAACAGCTTCTTTAGCTGATAAGTATGGGTTGGTCATTGGTATTCCCGCTGCCACTACTATTTTGCTAAAGAAGCAACTTCAGTATCGATATTCTCATGGAATAG AGTACTGGTGGACGTACATGAGGGCTGATGCTGAAGGTTTAGACGAGATCCGCAGGCTTTCAGAAGCCGGGAAGCTGAAGATACCTGTGGAGGAAACATTCACCATTGCCAAAGTTAGAAAAGCTCATGAGgtgaaagagaaaagaattatacCTGGCAAGGTGGTTTTAGAAGTAGACTGA
- the LOC135633122 gene encoding uncharacterized protein LOC135633122, producing MGRGRFKAKPTGRRNFSTPEEMAAGSSARPRTFKKKEAEYSEEEEPGEESGGDSEQETEKKKGILHISEIQNPNLVKPKNMKARAADVESTPELSRREREEIERQKAHERYMRLQEQGKTEQARKDLERLALIRQQRSEAAKKRDEEKAAKEQKRAEARK from the exons ATGGGGAGGGGCAGGTTCAAGGCCAAGCCCACCGGCCGCCGGAACTTCTCCACGCCCGAAGAGATGG CTGCTGGCTCCTCAGCTCGTCCTCGCACCTTCAAAAAG AAGGAAGCTGAATATAGTGAAGAGGAGGAACCCGGGGAGGAAAGTGGAGGGGACTCTGAACAAGAGACTGAG AAAAAGAAGGGCATTCTTCACATTAGTGAGATTCAGAACCCAAACCTCGTAAAACCAAAAAACATGAAAGCTAGAGCAGCTGAT GTGGAAAGCACTCCTGAACTCTCTCGTAGAGAAAG GGAAGAGATAGAGAGGCAGAAAGCTCATGAACGATACATGAGGCTGCAGGAACAAGGAAAAACAGAACAAGCTCGAAAAGATTTGG AGCGCCTAGCATTAATACGACAACAAAGATCTGAGGCTGCAAAGAAGCGTGACGAGGAAAAAGCTG CCAAAGAACAGAAGAGGGCTGAAGCTCGCAAATAA